Proteins encoded within one genomic window of Oncorhynchus keta strain PuntledgeMale-10-30-2019 chromosome 12, Oket_V2, whole genome shotgun sequence:
- the LOC127906364 gene encoding mucin-3A-like: MLLGTSMSQSTPTETEEVRLGTSMSQSTPTETEEVRLGTSMSQSTPTETEEVRLGTSMSQSTPTETEEVRLGTSVSQSTPTETEEVRLGTSVSQSTPTETEEVRLGTSVSQSTPTETEEVRLGTSVSQSTPTETEEVRLGTSVSQSTPTETEEVRLGTSVSQSTPTETEEVRLGTSVSQSTPTETEEVRLGTSVLQSTPTETEEVRLGTSVSQSTPTETEEVRLGTSVSQSTPTETEEVRLGTSVSQSTPTETEEVRLGTSVSQSTPTETEEVRLGTSVSQSTPTETEEVRLGTSVLQSTPTERRG; encoded by the exons ATGCTCTTAGGAACGTCTATGTCACAGTCCACTcctacagagacagaagaggttaGACTAGGAACGTCTATGTCACAGTCCACTcctacagagacagaagag gttaGACTAGGAACGTCTATGTCACAGTCCACTcctacagagacagaagaggttaGACTAGGAACGTCTATGTCACAGTCCACTcctacagagacagaagag gttAGACTAGGAACGTCTGTGTCACAGTCCACTcctacagagacagaagag gttAGACTAGGAACGTCTGTGTCACAGTCCACTcctacagagacagaagaggttaGACTAGGAACGTCTGTGTCACAGTCCACTcctacagagacagaagaggttaGACTAGGAACGTCTGTGTCACAGTCCACTcctacagagacagaagaggttaGACTAGGAACGTCTGTGTCACAGTCCACTcctacagagacagaagag gttaGACTAGGAACGTCTGTGTCACAGTCCACTcctacagagacagaagaggttaGACTAGGAACGTCTGTGTCACAGTCCACTcctacagagacagaagaggttaGACTAGGAACGTCTGTGTTACAGTCCACTcctacagagacagaagag gttaGACTAGGAACGTCTGTGTCACAGTCCACTcctacagagacagaagaggttaGACTAGGAACGTCTGTGTCACAGTCCACTcctacagagacagaagaggttaGACTAGGAACGTCTGTGTCACAGTCCACTcctacagagacagaagaggttaGACTAGGAACGTCTGTGTCACAGTCCACTcctacagagacagaagag gttaGACTAGGAACGTCTGTGTCACAGTCCACTcctacagagacagaagaggttaGACTAGGAACGTCTGTGTTACAGTCCActcctacagagagaagaggttAG